One Streptomonospora salina genomic window, CCTCGACCCACATCCACACCGGTGCACCGACGAGGCCCGTACCGGTCGGGGGAGCGAGCCCGACTTGGGGTAACGGCAGGTCCAGCTCCTCTATCGCTTGCCGAGCCACTTCGTCGGGAGACGGCTGGTCGCCCCCCGTGCTTGGCAGCCCGTCCGTAAAGAGGCAGTCCTCCGCCGGCGCTCCAGCGGTCTCCCGCTCGCATTCCGAGACAACCTCGGTGGTCCCGGATTCGTCGGCGGCCTGCTCAGAGTTCGGTGAATCGCCGGACTCCCCCGGATCGTCTGCAAGGATCCGGCACTCCCCCGTGATCTGCGAGCAGACGACTTCGGCGCTGGCGGGCGACGATGCCAGTGCAAGGACGAGTGTCGCCGTCGCACTCGTTGCCAGGACAGATCGCACCGTCAGCATGTGCGGTCCTCCTGGGGCCGCCACTCCACGAGTATCCACTCCGACTGCTCGCGTTCCGCCCGGATCTTGACCACGCGACGCGGGGACTTGTCAGCTCGGGGGACTTCTTCACCTGTTCCAGCGTCGACGAGCGTCCATCCCGTGTCGTCCCAGCAGTCCTCGATCACTGCAGACGGAGGGGTCGCCTCCTCGGAAAGTGCGACGACGGTCGGATCGCTCCCCGGCTCGCCGTGGTAGACGAGACCGTCGAACGCATCCAGGTCAGCCAGCAGAGCCTCTTGCGCCTGACCGGCTGTCAGACGCTTGATCTCGGGCCGCACGTCCTCCGGATCGCGTTCACCGGTCATCGCATCGACCCAGAGGGTTCTGACTTCTCCGTAGAGCTCTTCGATCTCGGTGGCCTTAACCGGGTCGATCTGCTCACGTGCGGCTTCGCCTGATTCGTCGCCCTGTTCGCCACTCATGCAGCCGCTGAGAAGCAACGCCGGGACGATCACAAGCCCAGCCGTGCGGGTGAAGCCGCGCAGCACAGGACCTCCACGGTGTCGGGGCGGCCGGAGGGGCAGCCCATCGTGATGCGTTAGGGGCAGGCAGTGAGCATTCTAGAGATCGGACCTCAGGATCAAAACTGCCCAATCAGGTGAATAAGCCCACGAAAGCACTGTTATGCCAGGTGATCCGCTCATCCTGGGCTTGGATTCCATCTTTTGTAACGTTTCGGTCTCCGTGGCGATGGTGCGGTACTGACCAGCGAAAACGTTGCTGAATGATCTTCGGTCGGGATGCAGGCACCGACGGCGGAAGGCTCGGTTTCGTGATCTAAGCGTGATGCCCGGCAGGCGAGTAGGGCTGTACCGCCTTCCGACGGTGGCTCGTGTCGCCGTTCCGGAAGGAGCCCCAATGGGTGCCGCCCCGATGTCTTCCACCGTTTTCACGCAGATCAACACCGAGTGGAGCCGCATGGTCGCTGATCCACGGATCGAGCGGACGGTCAGCGCTTGGGCCGATGCCGATGCGCGACTCCAACAGGCGCAC contains:
- a CDS encoding PKD domain-containing protein, with protein sequence MLTVRSVLATSATATLVLALASSPASAEVVCSQITGECRILADDPGESGDSPNSEQAADESGTTEVVSECERETAGAPAEDCLFTDGLPSTGGDQPSPDEVARQAIEELDLPLPQVGLAPPTGTGLVGAPVWMWVEDDGWSPVSRTATAGSVSVTATATPTSVTWHMGDGASVACSGPGTPYTRDADASASPDCGHSYSAPGEYEITATVHWSIEWQGGGASGTDSLTRTSSDTLRIGEGQALVQ